The DNA region GTAAAACTCTGAGTTCTCCCTTAACCAGAACAGCAGCTTCATGTGCCTGATGTGGTAACAGAGTTTGGATTCAAACTGAGCCTCTCTCCTGTGAGAGTGTTCTgagggcagagcccccagcagtTCCTGCAGAACACACAAACCTCAACAGAGTCAATCGTGACCTAAATTTGTGCCGTTACAAGAGCACTGAGAGTTCCAGaatgttctgtgctgctgggtcACAGCACCAGTGACAAAGGCTGGgcctgcccttccctcctggGCGCTCCCCACTGTCTGTCCTTGGACCCCAAGCCCTGCACTACAGAACTGGGGAGCTCTGCAAGgcacccagctcctcctcagtgTCACTGGCTGTCACCAGACTCTGGAAGGTGTCACCAATGGCCTTCTCCTTGTAAGACACAGCTCCAAAGAATAAGGAGTGGAACTGGAAAATGCAATATTTGTACAGGTGACAATTCTGTGATACAGAATTTGGGCATTAATTATTTGTGAAGCTTTTGCCACTCTTAAGATCTTTCCGAGCCAGCAGCGTTTCCCAGTGAaacccccctgccccccaggGGTGTTTCCAGCCGTGCTGGggttttccagctgtgctggggttttccagctgtgctgctgtgacagctgaTACCACTGAAACCCCCCCAGTGCACCTGGGGggtgctcagcccagcagcagctgtggggctcCAGTGCTGGCACCGTGGGCAGTTCCCTCACCTTGGCATGAGGAGCCTCTGtggcctctcctgctgcctgggctgtggctgctcctgctctgcctggctcatCCCTCTCGCTGCctctgggaatattttttacCTCTTGTTTTGCCAGAGCACTCGGGAGTTTTGCAGGGTCCATGCTCGGAGTGTTTCCCTTCTGCTGTGGCTTTTTGGAAGCGGCTGTGACTGCGTTGTTGGCTCCATCCATGGAGGTCTGGTCAGATTTATCCATGCCAGTCCTTGAGCTGGATTGCACAGAGTAGGGCAGGTTAGAGCTGGCTTTGTGTTTCATTGGAATAtccttattttctgtttgtgaaaAGATTACAGCTTTAGAGGAGATTCTCAGCagcttccctcctgctgcacccaGACCCCGAGGAGataagaaagcagcagcttgtACAGAACGTTCTCTCTTGCACCCCCTTAGTGCTGTTGTGCTGCTGAGATGTTCCTGAACCCCTGCAGTTCAGTTTTCCTGTGAAAAGCGGAGTTTTTCACCCTCTTAAGGCCACctgccccctcagcccctgttACCTGTCccggggctgtgggcagcaggcaggctctggggaAGCTGCCTCCTTCTCAGCCTCACACAAGGTAGCCAGGATAAAGctggcctccagcagcaggtcctCAATGCTGAAAGCAATGGGTCTAAACACAAGGATTGAGACCAAACAGCACAGGGAATTACAGATACTGATTCCACCCATGGAATTAAAAAGCACCtcttctgaaaagctgaaaatctccTGTATTTGCTGCTGAGGAATGAGAGGGGCACCTGTTACAGATCTCACTGCTCCAATTAGCAAATGCTGTGCAGTGTCAGAGTCAAATGATAGCATTAAATAtgtcattattaaaattatatttattcagaaaatgTATTGTTTCTTTAAAgtgctaaataaataaatcattgcCTGCAGGGGACTGAGAGCCTCAGGTGTCCAGGTAATTTATATACAGGAGCTCCTCAGTCAGCACAGCTGCCTTGGCAGAGCCCATGCCTGGGTTCAGTGTTTATATGGAATTACAAACTCTGGAGGGCAGGTTAGAAATGGCTCTGGGTTTGAGATTGAGATGAGGAGCTGCAGTTCAGTGGTCACTGGGTGAGTGCaggccccagccagggcagccccagacGTACCTCCCACACCTGTCGAAGTGGATGGACACAGGGACGCTCGTGGCTTCGGAAAAcgccagcagcccctgcagagaAGGGTGGGGTGAAGTGAAAGTTAAACCAGAACACTGATCTTGGAATGGAAGTttatcccagctgctgcttactggcaaaaagaggggaaaattcTGCTGCTTCTAAGAATGGTTTCTGTCCttccctgccagagccctgccagaGGAGGTTCTGCATGGAGAACTCCCCTGTCAGGATGCTTTCCCTGGGGCAGCGGTGCTGTGTCTGCCCAGCACAGAAACCTCATCtctgtttcagaaatgttttgtttgcctttcaAAGGACCCTGGGGTTTAAAGCTAATCCTCACCAGGTGGTGaaaccctgctgcagggctggtggggcacagggaccaTCCCATGTTGTCCTGATCCAGTCAAGCAAATTACTGAGAAATGGGTTTTCTTCCCAGACAAATTCTTACTTTACCCTCAGTTCTTTAAGGCAAAATGTCACTGCAGAATCTACTCCAACTTGAAAGTAGTCAAATTCCTCTGGACTGAGCTGTATCTCAGTAAGCATTGTCCTTGAAAAGTCTGTTTGAGATAACAACAAAGTCAGGGACTCACAGCAGAAGTGAGTGAAGTTTGAACTCAACAAAGCTGTGATTGTAACCCTGAGGTTTTTTTACATAAGCATTGTTTGAACaaataattgtgtttttatAGTGGCTAATATT from Camarhynchus parvulus chromosome 15, STF_HiC, whole genome shotgun sequence includes:
- the RAD9B gene encoding cell cycle checkpoint control protein RAD9B produces the protein MKCVIGGPQLRVFGRAIHAIARISDEFWFDPIEKGLALRSVNSSRSAYACVFFSSMFFQHYCWTAGTQPCQKEKQLSLPCKLIIKSVLPVFRCVNVLERNVEKCSICSSPSEQHITFQLLCRHGVVKTYNLTFQECDPLQAVFAKHMCPNILKVHSRLLADVMIHFPSSQEEITLSVTPVKVCFKSYTEEDTDFSRTMLTEIQLSPEEFDYFQVGVDSAVTFCLKELRGLLAFSEATSVPVSIHFDRCGRPIAFSIEDLLLEASFILATLCEAEKEAASPEPACCPQPRDSSRTGMDKSDQTSMDGANNAVTAASKKPQQKGNTPSMDPAKLPSALAKQEVKNIPRGSERDEPGRAGAATAQAAGEATEAPHAKFHSLFFGAVSYKEKAIGDTFQSLVTASDTEEELGALQSSPVL